The Nerophis lumbriciformis linkage group LG36, RoL_Nlum_v2.1, whole genome shotgun sequence DNA window tacattcaaaccagtgtgggtggcactgggagcaggtgggtaaagtgtcttgcccaaggacacaacggcagtgactaggatggcggaagcgggaatcgaacctggagccctcaagttgctggcacggtcactctaccagCCGAGCTATGCCGTCccggtaaaaataaattacacaagaggtgataatgaaaaaaactaagtattgaaataaacagactactatccaataaaaataataagcaatacaacactatacaaatacaaaatactgtacaatatacccaggggtgtcaaactcattttagctcaggggccgcacggAGGAAAATGTGTgcgcacgcgggccggactattaaaatcatggcattaaaactaaaaaataaagacaacctcagattgttttctttgtcttgctTTGGccgaaaatagaacaaacacattttagaaaatattacaataaaaatatagaaaaaaacaccAGCAGCGGTGAAGTTTCGATCCATGAAGGAAATAAGTtaggttaagttaagttaaagtaccaatgatagtcacacacacacactaggtgtggtgaaaattctcctctgcatttgacccatcacccttgttcaccccctgggaggtgaggggagcagtgggcagcagcgatggccgcgcccgggaatgatttttggtgattttgaagtatgagcaataataatacgggctgcttgcattgcagcaagcccataataataaataaacagttAAGTGTGACTAAGACAACTACCTTAGTCTCGCAATAAACCCTGCGCTTTATACAATAATGTGACTAATTTATGCATGTTTCCAATTTCCCTAATACATTTAGCCTCGTCACATCAGACAAATTAAACTGCCGAACTGGTTCACATTGGACCAATTGAATTGTTCACATTAAACCGAACGCACTcgcacaatcattcagtcagccatttagtgtgttatgcactcaccctcatcatgTTGAAGACACGACAAAATGCACACTACACAgtagatttaacccccaattccaacccttgatgctgagtgccaagcagggaggtaacgggtcccatttttatagtctttggtatgactcggctggggtttgaactcacaacctaccaatctcagggcggacactctaaccactaggccactgagtaggttaaagaagaaagtgaatgaatgtttataactgaatgaatttacatatgcatacaaatgtgttttcttttgtattattatgttttaattaattaagtcatgtttatgacaacctttttttccaaaacacaatatagaatgtgagatatataacagtataatgcatacatttatcatttgttttcaaaacggttacaaaaaagtggcaccccaaaaatttactgtgggacccctttTTTATGACTTCATGGGACCCcactttgaaaattcctagcgccaagactgatggagtattggtgcgtgcaaaacagcagcaggtggctgtggcctgcgggccggttttctaatactaatcaaatatcatcccgggggccataaatAATTCATTTGGGCCGGATCTggtccgcgggccttgactttgacatccctgcaccaaaatgattcagtttaagagactgttcaaacaacatgtatttacaaagtaatgaacatcttgaaaccttttttttattcatgttttttatagagattatttatgtatttaatatttgtttacttcctatggtaaattatttattcattcactgttctgttacagagaacaagggaatgggataaaattgctatggtatgaaaaggggtaggattaaataaactcagtttattcctactccttttcgaacgagCTGTAATGACACAACTGgaaatgcatgttcgaaataaactgaaactggactgaactgaactgaatgaaTTAAAATGTGATTGATTATTTAGAAATGATAAAGTTTGTTTGGGTTCATTTACACGATTAATTCTATGCATCTTTTGCTGCGGTTCACTCACCTTGACCAGTAAACAATGGCTAAATGCagcggttctcaaatgggggtacgcgtacccctgggggtacttgaaggtatgccaaggggtacatgagattttttttaaatattctaaaaatagcaacaatttaaaaatcctttataaatataaataaaaacctatcttttgtttCCAAATATTTCaataaagaccactacaaatgagcaatattttgcactgttatacaatttaataaatcagaaactgatgacatagtgctgtattttacttatttatctctttttttcaaccaaaactgccttgctctgattagggggtacttgaatttaaaaaaaattcacagggggtacatcactgaaaaaaggttgagaaccactggcttaatgaatgcgcctctgctggttgcagctcaGAAGTGCACAGCATTATGATTAATCCAtaacccagacctgggcaaattaaggcccggtttTTCAATCTGACCAACCGGACATTATttgtttagatctttaagatggaaactgtagcagccattatgatgtgcactaatgttttcaaatgaccgtaagtcttgaactatactaaatactttgtatagttcaagactattTCAATGGTCGTAATCGGCACttgtgcatgatatactagttactatggtaatctaattagttactatggtaatctaagtcagagcagctcagacgaggcaccaagcagtgtgggtgggaagcgtttccacagagtttttccagagtggccagcctgGATTTGTCAGGGTTAGACGCGgaaagagatttttacaacaaagttctaaagtttagtgatatatcagatctaTCAGAATGTAGGTGGGGTTTGTTTTactcttcgcgttcatatttcgctgtgtttgttgcatttttcttgCCTTTCGCTCGATTGTAAAATACGTTGATCGAGAGTGgaggtgacattcatatgttgtcaatattcagtgttttatcgttcatagttaatattgtaaatcccacattctttattttcatgtacattctgggtgtctcattcagtaaaaacattttttttaaggcgatctgtcataacgtttttagcttccaatcagacattattgtgaggttttgtattaatgttcctagaaatcagatataccagcccccagacacattttttgttctcaaaatgtgATCCCCcgaatcaaaataattgcccaagcctGCCATAACCCAACTATACTGTAGGTCCAAATTCCCATCAATGTCATACAATTTGCAAACAATCATAACTCGGAGTCCAATACCCACAGCTGTCAGGGCTATAGGGGATGTACACCACTGCAAAATAACAACTCTTGAACTGGACTGTGCAGGTCATCCCATCCTATTTGCTTTCTACACCTTCCAAGAGGCCTCAATTCCAATCACAAAATTCAAAGTAGGTCATGGAAGACACGAAGGCACTGTCGATTTGCACCGACTTCCCTGCTGATGTGTGCTTGCAAGACGGATTGACTTCTTCTAAACAGTTGGTTAGAAGACTATTAAGCCACTTATTTAGATTGCGACTCCACGTTGTTTGCCTACACATGTtataattattttagtaattgtcGGGCTCATTCCATGGCTGAGACGCAATCCTAACAGTCCTTATATGCACATATGAGATCGGTCTCTTAAATGCTTGCATTATGAGTTTCAACAGAACATTAGTGCtaataaatgcattattttttcgCAATTAGTCGAAATGAGTCATGGAAAGGTTGGAGGCGTTGCTTTCTTTTCATTGCATGTACACCACGAGCATAAAAATGTGATATAATTGACAACTGTGCCTTGAGATGTTGGTTTATATCAGGGCGTATTGGACTAAAAAACAAATTGGCCGAGGGCCGAAAAACAActgcatgtaaataaacaatatgtatgatatacacacatatatatagccatatgtgtacatacatacatacatacatacatacatacatacatacatacatatatacatatatatatatatatattgatagcaAAAGATGTTTACTCCTGCATCTTCTCAATGGTCTCCTCCTTGTATTTGCCCTTCTCCTTCCCATCAGCGCGAGATTTGGCCTTGTGCTCTAGAATCTTCTTGCGGTCCTTATCCAGCTTTAGCCTGGTGATGACCACCTTGCTGGGATGGATGCCGACATGGACTGTAGTACCATTGGCCTTTTCTCTTTGGACACGCTCGATGTAGATGACATACTTCTTCCTGTAGACCTGCACCACTTTGCCAATCTGCTGGCCTTTGTAGTGTCCACGGACAACCTGGACTTCGTCATCTTTGCGGATGGGCATGGACCTCACGTTGTACTTTTGACGGAGCTCCTTGGACAAGGGGGAGGACATGATCCTCCTCCTGATGTGTGAGGGGGCATTGAAATGCCTTTTGCGGTTCTTACGGCGGGAACAGGTTACAAATTTGTTCAGCTTCATGATGCCTGCCGTGTACTCTTCTAAGGCCGGCGGAAAAAgaggacatacatacatatgtacatacatacatatacgtatatatatatatatatatatatatatatatacatatatatatatatatatatatatatatatatatatgtatatatacacatacatacacatcacatacatgtatatatacaatacatacatacatacacatacatacacatcacatacatgtatatatacaatacatacatacatacacacacacacacacattacatatatatatttatatacacatacattacatacatatacacacacacacacatatatatatatatgtatacatacatgtaatgatatctatgtatctatacatatatatatatatatatatatatatatatatatacatacaaacatatgtgtatgtatatatatatacatacatgtgcatacatatatatatgcatatgtatacatacatacatacatgtgcatatatatatatatatatatatatatatatatatatatatatatatatatatatatatatatatatgtgcatatatatatatatatatatatatatatatatatatatatatgtgcatatatatatatatatatatatatatatatatatatatatatatatatatatatatatatatatatatatatatatatatatatatatgccctggtcaggcagcggctttttgcaatctcTTATGATTCGTCTTATGAACGAATGTCGTTAATTGTAAAACTGGctaccaatgttattaaaaaaaatacatagttttgaatcgagaatcgttttgaatcgagaatcgaatcgTTAACACCCAAGTATCGAATCGTTTGATGCCAGAGTCACAGCCCTAGTGACCCTGTGTGTTGACTTTCTGCGTTGGTTGCAGTTTACTTGCGTCATGAGTGGGAATGGTCGTATGGATCGGGTGAAATAAATTGATGCTTtgctctacaaaccccgtttccatatgagttgggaaattgtgttagatgtaaatatgaacggaatacaatgatttgcaaatcattttcaaaccatattcaattgaatgcactacaaagacaagatatttgatgttcaaactcatacatttttttttttttttgtaaataataattaacttagaatttcatggctgcatctttttaacaacactcagtaaatgtttgggaactgaggagacacattttttaagcttcaggtggaattatttcccattcttgcttgatgtacagcttaagttgttcaacagtccgggggtctccgttgtggtattttaggcttcataatgtgccacacattttcaatgggagacaggtctggactacagacaggccagtctggtacccgcacccttttactatgaagccacattgatgtaacacgtagcttggcattgtcttgctgaaataagcaggggcgtccatgataacgttgcttggatggcaacatatgttgctccaaaacctgtatgtacctttcagcattaatggcgccttcacaggtgtgtaagttacccatgtcttgggcactaatacacccccataccatcacagatgctggcttttcaactttgcgcctataacaatccggatggttattttcctctatgggccggaggacacgacgtccacagtttccaaaaacaatttgaaatgtggactcgtcagaccacggaacacttttccactttgcatgagtccatcttagatgagctcaggcccagcgaagccgacggcgtttctgggtgctgttgataagcggttttcgccttgcataggagagttttaacttacacttacagatgtagcgaacaactgcagttactgacagtgggtttctgaagtgttcctgagtccatgtggtgatatcttgtacacactgatgtcacttgttgatgcagtacagcctgagggatcgaaggtcacgggttcagctgcttacgtgcagtgatttctccagattctctgaaccttttgatgatattacagaccgtagatggtgaaatccctaaattccttgcaatagctggttgagaaaggtttttcttaaactgttcaacaatttgctcacgcatttgttgacaaaatggtgaccctcgccccatccttgtttgtgaatgactgagcatttcatggaatctacttttatacccaatcatggcacccacctgttcccaatttgcctgttcacctgtgggatgttccaaataagtgtttgatgagcattcctcaactttatcagtatttattgccacctttcccaacttctttgtcacgtgttgctggcatcaaattctaaagttaatggttatttgcaaaaaaaaaaaaaaagtatcagtttgaacatcaaatatgttgtctttgtagcatattcaactgaatatgggttgaaaatgatttacaaatcattgtattccatttatatttacatctaacacaatttcccaactcatatggaaacggggtttgtatttgtttagTTAACTTCTGAGTCAACGACTTGATTTACTAAATATGACCAAAAAATGGCAGTCAACTGGCCGCAATTAAACTGTCAAGAATCAAGCTGAGACCGCCAAACTTAGTTCCCTTCAAATAATGGCAGAAAAGGAGTGACAAGATACGACAAATCATATTCGTACAAGAAGTATGTTCATTCAGAATTTTGTGAACAGGAAGTATTTCCAGCCAAATAAATGTCCCTGCTATTTTACATGAGTCAATCAATCACCTGTATTAAAAAAGGCATGAATACCAAAATTGCACTACGGGGGTCCTGTGCCTTGGCAAGGCAACCGGGCTCATTGAAGTTCTCGGCCCACCGACAACGGGGAATTCATGGAAAATACAAatccattttttttcccccccagacaATTCCTTTCCTACATGCGAGACTTAATTAGAGAACAGTTGGATGGGAAAACAGCTGACATCGATCAACGTGAGGCTTCTTTACATCGCACGTAGCCTATAACACAGACACGCATTGTGCTGCCCTGTCAAAATATGGATGAGCGACTGTACATTCCATCAGCGAGCGTGGCACACATTACTTTGAAGTGTGCATCTTATCAGAAAGCTGAATGCCTTCAGTGTGGTGCCGAGGCACTCCGAGGCGCATAATGCGGTTTGAATCAAATCCTTAAATAAGATGTGATCCACTGCAGTGAAATGGGGTAACAAAAAAGGAATTGAAGAAGGATCTAGATTTTGTTTGTTCGGCAGTATTTTGGAAAGTTAATGTCGTTTTGTGATGCATTTTTCTAATGTAGTAGCACACGGGAcactatacgtatatacatatacacagtctagtgcagggatgtcaaactcgttttcattgagggccacatgtaacagtgaataatgtatgaatttgcctctggatttcattattaattatatcaattgttttaagtagactgtcaattttacagtaaaaacgttACATTCaaaaaaattttactgtaaaaaaaatgtggtttatttttttattttttttacattttacggtaaatggaaaacaatactgtcatgtctgtgttgatcatgtttttgttcggccatgtgctgtttgttttttggacactttttagttcctggtttcactctcttgttttgtcaccatagcaaccattagttttcacctgtcacgtcacgcacctgtttcacgttttgagtcacgcacctgttttcactaatcatgtcactattatttaagcttcgagttgccaggctgtctttctggcaacatcactctttatgatcactcttcttcagTTCCATGGcaaataagtttttgttttttgttcatagtcttttgcctttgtgcaagtcttttgttttcattagccaagtttttttttacctccgcccttgtgtgcgcctttcgtttgttctgttttgatagtgtttaatcaatcaatcaatcaatcaatgtttatttatatagccctaaatcacaaaagtctcaaagggctgtacaagccacaacgacatcctcggtacagagcccacataagggacgtcgatgtgaatgactatgagaaaccgcatatgtgggtaaccccccccaccccccacacacaccccctcTGCCCtctttaggggagaccgaaagcaatggatgtcgagtggcatattattgtttaatacatcatgtactcacattcccgtctcgcccgagccaactttccgttgccttccagaaaaactaaacccaaggaccaagtcttgacttGGTCCTTGTtttttttggaggtggggggGTTTACAGAAAAAAGctggaatttttgtgttaaatttacatattttttttacaacattatattgataatagaaaaacagtacaattttttttaattttttttaattctgattaccgtatttttcggactataagtcacagtttttttcatagtttggccgggctccagtgcgacttatatatgtttttttcccttttttattatgcattttcggcaggtgcgacttattctccggtgcgacttatactccgaaaaatacggtacctagctgccagtttttctaccgtaaaaacaaatgtaccgtcttccCATGTACAGCAAGGGTCTCAAACGTGAGGcccaagggccggatcaggcccgcgagaaaagtttgctaagtaaaaaaatttaccggaaatttttcaatgaaagaaaccgctgttctaaatgtggccactggatgtcgcaatagcaattctttgtatctttgtagatgatgctacacatgtacaaaataaaccacaatatgttactacatcaGTCgagcaaaatgagcaaaatacataaataacatcctgtaatttgattttgatatattttttttatcttgatagattgaaaattaacaccaatgagttgactgatgaacatcgtCACATatgttattcagaaaatataaataacgacaaatatagATAGAATACCATTAAccgtaacatgtaagtgtaaaacccccccaaaaaaacaactttatgatttgtacaattacagaatgtgcttgttctatttttaaacaaagaaaacaatcttaagtgttctttatttttaacttatcgtgccgtgattttactagtccggcccacttgggagtagatttttctccatgtggcccccgatctaaaatgagttacacaccccgttaaaaacaacaaccgtagattttaaagtccataactggcagctcagtcaacagaattttaacgcaaaaaacagtagtcgtttttttttcaatttacagtaatacgctgTAAAGAACtaggtaaaatgtattgtcatttttatgaatttgatgggtagtttgctgtaaatttgagtatttttgtctatttttatttagacaaaaacatgtttggaaagtatgatgatatattgtaatatttgttgcaatattggatattattaaagttgaaaaggtatgcaatattttatcaaatcaattacatttagtgagaagtTCTTAATtggcacatatcatttccaggtgtttgcgggccagataaaatgatgacctgggccagatctggcccccgggccttgagtttgacacctctgctctaataTATGTACGCAACGTTATGCAAGACAATCTGCTAATAGTGATGAAATGCTCAAGTCGGACTGTGGTAGTGAGAGAGGAGTACGGTAGAAAAACTATAGAATCTGAGCACTTATACTGTACATCTCGCCGGggagtcaaactcattttcatcctGGGCCATTTCACAGTtgcggctgccctcagagggccgcttgtaaccgcgAAACATTTATAAATGTATAGTATATTGGGGCGATGATGCTCAGACggtagggttccaggttcgattccatcCTAGTCACTCTTGCTGGTCGTGGTTCGCGCCTTGTGTGGCAgcgtccgccatcagtgtgtgaatgtgtgagttGATGGGTGAATGCGACGTTTAATGTAGAGCATTCCAGGTATATTTCATCGCTAtgtaaaaatatagacaatttagTATAATTACCTTATGATATTAAACAATCACCTCTTTattcgattattattattattattaccgacACACTGACAGAAAGCTAGTGTATAACATATTTAAACAAGGGTTACAAATagagatgttatcggccgataaatgcgttaatatgtaatatcggaaattatcagtatcgtttttttattatcggtatcgttttttttttttgtttttttattaaatcaacataaaaaacacaagatacacttgcaaatagtgcaccaacccaaaaaacatccctcccccattcacacaaatgttattaatattctggttcctacaatatatatcaatacagtttgcaatggatacagtccgtaagcacacatgattgtgtgtgctgctggtccactaatagtactaaactttaacagttaattttactcattttcattaattactagtttcaatgtaactgtttttatattgtttactttcttttttattcaagaaaatgtttttaatgtatttatcttattttattttattaatatttaaaaaaaacaaaaccttatcttcaccataaccagttgtccaaattaggcataataatgtgttaattccacgactgtatatatcggtatcggttgatatcggtatcggtaattaaagagttggacaatatcggaatatcggatatcggcaaaaagtcattatcggacatccctagttatagcTTGGTGCATTAGTTAagaatgttgtaaaaaaatatatattatgtaaaaatTTAGATATATTTAGTGAGAAATTTCCAAGCTTTTGAGGGGCCACGTCAAATGATGGGGGCCCCCGGGGCCTTCAGTCTGTTGGTATAaagcacattaaaaaaaataacatacgtCTTGATTGCCACGGTCAAAGTCATTGCCTTATAATATGGTTAATATTGTGATGGATAATAGTATAGAACTGCTCTGCATCATCTATGTCCGGCCTGGGCAATTcatttgactcgggggggggggggcacttttagagaaaaaaatgtgtctgggggccggtatctcTCCTTTTAGGAACGCTAATACAAACACTcagaataatgtctgattgaatgctaaaaatgttatgacagaccgccttaaaaaacgtaatggagttttacattttttttacacccagaatgtacatgacaaCAAAGaatatgggatttacaatattaactatgaacggtaaaacactgaatattgactacATATGAATATCACACCCCCTCTCtggtatatgtgatatatcactaagctttagaactttgttgtaaaaaaaatccttccgcgtctgtccctgacacccgcatttcaggctggccgctctggaaacactcggtggaaacgctccccacccacacggcttggtgcctggtctgagctgctgtgacttagattaccatagtaccgagtacatcatgcaaaagc harbors:
- the LOC133576868 gene encoding large ribosomal subunit protein uL24 — translated: MKLNKFVTCSRRKNRKRHFNAPSHIRRRIMSSPLSKELRQKYNVRSMPIRKDDEVQVVRGHYKGQQIGKVVQVYRKKYVIYIERVQREKANGTTVHVGIHPSKVVITRLKLDKDRKKILEHKAKSRADGKEKGKYKEETIEKMQE